The region GCTCTATTTATTCCCGCTGAGCAGCAGAACAGGTGTCCCCTGCCCGCGAGGTTTCCGTCTCCATGAGAATTTACCGctcggaaacaaacacacaaagggTACTTTTCCCTGACAAGTCAGAGGCACGCTTCTAGTTTTAAATAACCACTCTAAGTGCTCCCAAAATATAACCAAACCACAGTCATTTAAGCTGTAAGTTAATTGAAAGCTCTAAACccaaatgtgtaataaatatatAGGTTATATGACCAGGAGGGAACAAATAATACTTAAATTTAACACCTTTGTCCTGGAGGAAAATAAACACTATTTTGCGAGCCAATAGTTGTGTGCCCTCTGAGTcacataataaaatgttatatatataaaaaaacaatttggcaCTCATAAAACAAGTTAACATTGTCAGGTTTAAACTGTGGATGATTTTTCACGGAACAGACCTAAGGGGCTATAATATCAGACGCTGaaccacaaccccacccccaccaccaccctgtgTACCACAGCAATCAATACTGATCTGTACAGTAAATCTTCAAAGGGGCAGTTGCGTCCCCATGGCGACCCCTGTGCCCCTGGGCAGTGACGGCGTGTTGGTGGTGTAGCGGAcacgcccccctcccaacccacccccccccccccccccgccccgggaGCCGCACACACTAACCCCTTTGTGCTCCAGCACACCATCCGTGTCCATCCATCACTCTCTAACCTGACAGCCAGCAGCGGGGCCGCTCAAATCGCCATGACAGCAGAGCCACTCAAATCGCCATGACAGCAGAGCAGCTTAACCCGCTACAGCACAGGGGACACTCAACCCactacagcacagggacactcaacccactacagcacagggacactcaacccactacagcacagggacactcaACCCGCTACAGACAGGGACACTCAACCCactacagcacagggacactcaacccactacagcacagggacactcaacccactacagcacagggacactcaacccactacagcacagggacactcaACCTGCTACAGCACAGGGGACACTCAACCCactacagcacagggacactcaACCTGCTACAGCACAGGGGACACTCAACCCactacagcacagggacactcaacccactacagcacagggacactcaacccactacagcacagggacactcaacccactacagcacagggacactcaACCCGCTACAGACAGGGACACTCAACCCactacagcacagggacactcaacccactacagcacagggacactcaacccactacagcacagggacactcaACCCGCTACAGCACAGGGGACACTCAACCCactacagcacagggacactcaACCCGctacagcacagggacactcaacctgctacagcacagggacactcaacccactacagcacagggacactcaacccactacagcacagggacactcaACCCACTACAGCACAGGGGACACTCAACCCactacagcacagggacactcaacccactacagcacagggacactcaACCCACTACAGCACAGGGGACACTCAACCCactacagcacagggacactcaACCCGCTACAGACAGGGACACTCAACCCGCCACAGACAGGAACACTCAACCTGCTACAGCAGAGGGGACACTCAACCCactacagcacagggacactcaACCCACTACAGAACAGGGACACTCAACCCGctacagcacagggacactcaacccactacagcacagggacactcaACCCACTACAGCACAGGGGACACTCAACCCactacagcacagggacactcaACCCGctacagcacagggacactcaACCTTCTACAGCACAGGAGACACTCAACCCACTACAGCACAGGGCCATTCaacccaccacagcacaggagACACTCAACCTTCTACAGCACAGGGCCATTCAACCTGTCACACGCATCAAATCAAAATCACGgtacagagcccccccccccaccccctcacactGAAACCTCATATCCAGCACTGGAGCCAGCAGCTACTCTTAATGAAGGGCATTAATTaggtgagagaggggaagcCGTCAAAGCTGGTATCTGAGGCACGGGGGCAGCGGGTCACTTCCTTGCTTCGCCCCCGCTGCTGCTGTCTGGGAGAGCCAAGGGGGGAGAGACGAGCGTGAGGGCGAAACGCACCGTCACATTTAGGTGTAGGGAACACAACAGATAAACATAAAGCAGTGTGGGGggtaataaaaacattaaactgaCCCAGTGGGTGATGTGAGACACCCTCACTGTCTGTAGTAATGCCTCTGAACATCACTCTGTTCTACAGCAGTATTGCAGCAGACACAGCTGAGTCACTCACAGAGTAATGAAGTGGCCGACGTCGCCACATTCAGACCTTCACATGACCGTTAGGAACCCAGCAGGGACTAGTGACTGTACACGGCCCAGCCTTTAGAATGGAATACTGCACATTACTCCTCATTATTAAACATTCACCTTTACCACATGATTTATCACCACGAGGCGAACGATCGAATACTGATTCAGATACAGTACAGCCGGGCGTAGTGGTGTTGTGTCTCAGATGAAAGAtgggggggcgtgtgtgtgtgtgtgggggggggggggggggggcatgtgtgtgtgtgggggggggtggggggtgtgtgtgtgtgtgtgtgggggggggggggggcatgtgtgtgtgtgtggggggggcgtgtgtgtgtgtgtgtgtgtggggggggtgtgtgtgtgtgtgtgtatgtgtgcgtgtgggggggggggtgtgtgtgtatgtgtgtgtgtgggggggggcatgtgtgtgtgtgagtgtgtgtgtggggggggtgtgtgtgtgagagagtgtgtgtgtgtgtgtgtgtgtgtgtgtgagagtgtgtgtgtgtgtgtgtgtgtgtgtgtgtgtgtgtgtgtgtgagagagtgtgtgtgtgtgtgtgtgtgtgtgagagtgtgtgtgtgtgtgtgtgtgtgtgtatgtggggggtggggggggtgtgtgtgtgtgtgtgagtgtgtgtgtggggggggtgtgtgtgtgtgagagagtgtgtgtgtgtgtgtgtgtgtgtgagagtgtgtgtgtgtgtgtatgtggggggtggggggggtgtgtgtgtgtgtgtgagtgtgtgtgtggggggggtgtgtgtgtgtgtgtgagtgtgtgtgtgtgtgtgtgtgtgtgagtgtgtgtgtggggggggtgtgtgtgtgtgtgtgagtgtgtgtgtgtgtgtgtgtgtgtgtgtgtgtgtgtgtgtgtgtgtgtgggggttagggttagggtgtgggggggggggggactcctcATGCAGTCTTTTTGATTTTCCCCGGCGCTCAGATCGTGTTCCTCTGCCGTCCCAAGCGGGGCGCCGCTGCTGCTTGAACTGCACCAGCCCCCCGAAAAGGTCCCGGGAGACCAGGGCCCGAACAGAGACGTGAAGCAACAGCTAGACGGGGGGTCGGGTTACTGAGAGGGGCGCTGCTAAATTTAACCCACTGATGTAGCGGCAGGCAGAGGCTTTAAATGCCCCGGGGCAGTTGGTGAGAGCAGTTGTTGCACACAGACCCTCCTCAGCGCAAGCTCCACGGGACACATCGCCCAAACGCCAGCGCAGGAGCCCCATAGCGCCCAGGAACACACACGCCTCtcgcccgtcccgtcccgtcccagcCCGGGCCGTCCCGCCACGCGATGGAGCTTTTCGAGACCAACCCGTACTTCTTCCCCGACCAGCGCTTCTACGAGGGGGGCGAGAACTACTTCCCCTCGCGGCTGCCGGGGGGGTTCGAGCAGGGGGGGTACCAGGACCGGCCGGCTGCCCTGGGGCTGTGCGGGGACGGCCGGATGCTGTCGGCGGGGGCGGGCCTGGAGGACAAGGCGTCCCCCGCGGACGGCCTGTCCCCGCCGCAGGAGCACTGCCCGGGACAGTGCCTGCCCTGGGCCTGCAAGCTGTGCAAGCGGCGCTCGGTCACCATGGACCGGCGGAAGGCGGCCACGCTGCGCGAGAAGCGGCGGCTGAAGAAGGTGAACGAGGCCTTCGAGGCGCTGAAGCGGAGCACGCTGCTCAACCCCAACCAGCGGCTGCCCAAGGTGGAGATCCTGCGCAGCGCCATCCAGTACATCCAGCGCCTGCAGGCCCTCGTCAGCACCCTCAACCAGCAGGACCACGCCCAGCCCGGCCTGCACTACAGGGGCCCCGCGGGCCAGCgggtgagtgggggggagggggtgtgtgtgtgtgtgagtgtgtgtgagtgagtgagagtgtgtgtgtgagtgtgtgtgagagagagagagagaaagagagagtgtatgtgagtgtgtgtctgtgtgtgtgagagagagagactgtgtgtgtgagtgagagagtgtgtgagtgtgtgtgtgtgagagagagagagagaaagagagagtgtatgtgagtgtgtgtctgtgtgtgtgagagagagagactgtgtgtgtgagtgagagagtgtgtgtgtgtgtgtgtgagtgagtgagagagagtgtgtgtgtgtgtttgtgtgtgtgtgtgtgagtgagagagagtgtgtgtgtgtgagtgagagtgtatgagtgtgtgtgtgtgtgtgtgtgagtgagagagagtgtgtgtgtgtgagtgagagaatgtgtgtgagtgagagagagtgtgtgagtgtgtgtgtgtgagtatgtgtgtgagtgagagagagtgtgtgtgtgtgagtgagagtgtatgagtgtgtgtgtgtgtgtgtgagtgagagagagtgtgtgtgtgtgagtgagagagaatgtgtgtgagtgtgtgtgtgagtgagagagagtgtgtgagtgtgagtgtgtgagtatgtgtgtgtgtgtgtgagtgagagagagtgtgtgtgttgggggggtgctGTCAGAGAcagcagaggggtgggggggtacagTCAGGGGTTTTGGagacagtgtagtgtaatgggtaaggaacctAAAGGTCAAaagtttgattcctgggtaggacactgccgttgtacccttgagcaaggtacttaacctgcactgcttcagtatataaccagctgtataaatggatgcaatgtaaatgctgtgtgaaaacgttgtgtaagtcactctggataaaagcgtctgctcaatgcctgtaatgaaatgtaatgtaacgtaatgtacaAGCGGGGAATAGAAGGATGGAACTGGGGAGTCCACTCGGACACTTTCGGCCCCCCTGCGACACTTTGAAGGAAAGAAACGATTTTCTAGAACTCGCTCTGCAGGGAACGGATTATCACCACAGCTGAAGATGACACGTGAACTTGTATCCGCGCTTTCATAACCTGACAGGCATCGCTAGTAATTATCAGTAAAAACAACGCGCTTGAATCCACTATCACATCAAATCTCCACAGCAGAGCAGCCTCCAATAACAACGAACAGAAAAAGGCAGAATTAACAGCATTAATTATGGGATAAAAAGGGATAAATGTCCTCACAGCTTCTCTGCTAATATCTTTCATATTTAATCTTTGTTGCTTCGGGTGTCAACATCTCGACTAACGGGAaagagattacatttttttaaaacatgaaattaaaaatttgaCATTCCCTGGAAATGGCTTTCTGGTTGGAGTGCTTGGTACCCAGGACAACGGCGTCTTAATGGGACTCACAAGAGAACGCGACGAAAACGTGTTCTTCACAGCCGTCACCCCTGGGGAGAAAACGTCGAGTTGTCATGGAGATAAACTCACGCAGACGCGCAGTCGTCTAATTACTCACCCTCAGCCGCGGGGAGCTCGCGATAATCAGCACGCCCTAAACTGCGCTGGAAACAGATTCTTGGCTACAATTTTTTTATACCTGTTTATCTATGAATTAGCAAGTCCCTGAGCATACATGTCACATGACTCAAGCTCATCAGCAAACAGCAGCAAACAGGAAAGCAGCGAGTTCCCTGGAGTGTACCAACACGCAGGCTGACCGCGACCTCACAGCGAATTTTAATAACCTGCAGCATGTCACAGCCAAGGCTttgacacacactcagctctgCTCGAAGTGCCCGCCGCGCACCAGGCCCGCTGAGCTTCGTGGAGCTAAGCGCCAGCGCTAATATTTGCAGAACATTGATTTTCCTTTGCGAGCTCAAAGAACAGCGCTCCCTAGAATTCTGTCTCAGTGCGGTACGTGCAGTGGAGGCTGCGCAGCGGTAAAATACGCTCAGGACAGGAAACACGAGGTCTGCGTTTGAGCCTGACATGACTGACGGAGGCATGTGTGGctgctcccccccgccccctgccccccccctttttgaCAGGTGTCCTCCAGCAGCGATCCGGGTTCGGGCAGCACCTGCTGCAGCAGTCCAGAGTGGAGCAGCGCCTCAGATCACTGTGGCCCCGCCTACAGCACCACGCCTGAGGGTACGACCACACCCCCCCCTTACCAAACACCCCCCCGCCTACAGCACCACAGCTGAGGGTACGCCCACAAATCTCCAAATCCCCTCTCAACATCAAGATCCTCACGAATTCCTAATGTCTTCAGGTTTCAATCAGTTGACCAGTCCTTGTTGCAGATATGTCCAGTCAAGCACTTGCTCCAAGTTTAATTTGGTTGAAGAGCCAATCAAAGGGCGGTTTCCTCCAAGTACTCGCCACTTAGTTGAAACTGGCTTTAGATGCAGGACTGCACCTTcattcccatgatgcattgctTATTAACAACCACACGTATAATACAGGGCTATACAGCaaagtgaaaataatgaaaactttGCAGAAATACCACTGTATACGAGCAGTTGATTTCACAGCAAAGCCACAGAGGAATGAGTGCGAAACTATCGACTCGACATtagattacaggcatttagcagacgctcttatccagagcgacttacacaactttttaacaCAGCATTTACGCTGCATCCATtcatatagctggatatatactgaagcaatgcaggttaagtacctcgctcaagggtacaacggcagtgtcctacccaggaatcgaacctgcgacctttaggcaCCTTACCCACTATTCTACACTGCTGCCTCACTGCAGCGATGTGGTGGGATGTGTCGGGGGGAGAGGACCATGTGGTGGGATGTGTCGGGGGGAGAGGACGATGTGGTGGGATGTGTCGGGGGGAGAGGACGATGTGGTGGGATGTGTCGGGGGGAGAGGACGATGTGGTGGGATGTGTCGGGGGGGGAGGACGATGTGGTGGGATGTGTCGGGGGGACAGGACGATGTGGTGGGATGTGTCGGGGGGAGAGGACGGTGTGGTGGGATGTGTCGGGGGGAGAGGAAGCCTGACCCGGGCCcgctgtgtttgtgcgtttcgCAGACATGCTGAACGAGGACTCGCTGGAACAGCCCACCCTGCGCTCCCTCACCTCCATCGTGGACAGCATCAcggcggcgggggagggggcccCCCCAGCTTACTCAGGGGACATTTCCAAATAAACACCCAcccccatcccgcccccccccaccccccatccaaAGCGTCCAGAGACCAGAGCGACAGGATCAGCGCTCACACAACCAAAGGGCTGCGACTGCCCCTTTCCTCCAATCAAAGCCCGCGGTCCAAAGGGCTGCGACTGCCCCTTTCCTCCAATCAAAGCCCGCGGTCCAAAGGGCTGCGACTGCCCCTTTCCTCCAATCAAAGCCCGCGGTCCAAAGGGCTGCGACTGCCCCTTTCCTCCAATCAAAGCCCGCGGTCCAAAGGGCTGCGACTGCCCCTTTCCTCCAATCAAAGCCCGCGGTCCAAAGGGCTGCGACTGCCCCTTTCCTCCAATCAAAGCCCGCGGTCCATTTTTATAACGTTCGTTGTTTTTATGTGGGAAAATGAGAGGAGCTCGACAGGAAGCTCACCTCTCCTTAACGCAGAAGACGAGAGAGCGGCTTCCTGTTTCGCATTTCCCCTTTTCATTCTTGATtttatttgcgtgtgtgtttgttatactttaaaaaaaaaaagaaaaaaaaaagggtaaaatTCTTGGGGCCAACGTTTTAAACTGCAGTTTGACCAATTTCTGCTTAATTTAAACCAGATATGAATGCCAGTGATGTACATACTTCCCTATTTTCTACAGAGTGGTTTTgctattttattctttattttgctaacttattttgatttttataaTAAAGATTGACGTGTATTTCTATAAAGcctttctaaaatgtatttgtctgaTTCAAATACAGCCAACACAATTCGCTTTGCTTATCAGTTTTATTGATCAGTAATTTATTCTGACAATAATCTTTATATTTAAGGACAtaatcaaacatttttaaaggtaCAACGCAGCACTGAAGACCATCTTCAGTCAGAGACCTAAGGTGTCCTGTTAAACAGAAGCACATGGATTTCCACAGATCTCCTCAACATGTGTTTTACAGGTTTATCCCTTAGAAACCAGACTGCAAAGCAAACCAAAGGGGAAGCATTTAATACCCAATGCTCAATAACTTAATGTACTCATATAGTGCCACctcaggtaaaacacgtgcaaaACTCCTTACAAACAGTGACCTTCATGGGGTATCTAGGACCATTTTCTAAAAAGCTGTCAACAGTTCATCTCACAATTACAGGTTAACGTTTACTATTCAACTGGAACTCAGAGGCTGAAATGTAGACCTTTCAATTTCTCTATCAGGAGGCGGAGCTACACTTACTCAAGAGGCGGAGCTACACTTATTCAGGGTCACAGCGTGTGGAGCAGCTTTATCAGGGGGTGGAGCTAGACTTACTCAAGAGGCGGTGCTACACTTATTCAGGGTCACAGCGTGTGGAGCAGCTTTTTCAGGGGGTGGAGCTAGACTTACTCAGGAGGCAGAGCTACACTTACTCAGGGTTTACTCAGAGCAGCTTTATCAGGGGGTGGAGCTAGACTTACTCAGGAGGCAGAGCTACACTCACTCAGGGTTTACTCAGAGCAGCTCTACTGGGGGGTGGAGCCAGGCCTGTTCAGTACGGGCAGCAGCACCTGTCGTAGATCTCATAGCTCTGGCAGGTGTAGCATTGCTGCTGCGAGCGGCTACTCAAATGACCACAACAGGGCCTGCTGGGAGACATGGCTCAGTGCTCTTATAAAGCGCGTTACACCCACTCCCCAAAGAACGAGGGATGTCCCCCTCAGCTGCAGCCATTCCTCAGCCCTCACTGTGGGCCAGGCAGACCCACAAGGGCGACACAAACGACCCTTTTTTAACTGTGCGCTGCGAAACACGCACTAATAACCCTGGGGCCTCCCACTGAGAGCTGCAGAGACTGAAGAGCACCACCTGGACCTTAAAGACCTTAAAGATGGCAGCACGTGTTTGAGTAACTCACAACAGTCACTACAATCCGTGAAGttcacacaaaaagacaaaacaacagACTGGCCACATTTCTGAGTGACGTGAAGGAGAGACGGAACAGACTGTGgatgctgctgtttgtgtgttttcccctGTAGATCAGATTAACTTTACCGAAGGAAGTTATGCACCTTATAGCCCATTTATTCCATTTCTGCGGTATAGACGGCACAAACATAACATGGATTTTTCCCAAGACAGTCACTTTGATATTTCTACACCCATATCTTCAAGGACCAAATTTTCTTTCAGATTCAATCTAAAAAATATCTGCACCAGAGATAAGTTATGATCATTCATTACCACATCATAACATTATTAATCTGAAATAGAATAAATGAAACTGCAAATAAAGGAGAAATGAGGATCACAAAAAGTTTGCAGTTTCATATGCTGGGACAGAGTTAAATCTATATCATTATAAAATGCCAGTACTACGCTAGCGTATCATAGCTTTCTTTATTATcaatgtttgcatgcatgtgaaaCAGCGAAACATCAGAGCTAAGGAAACAATAAGATCAACTTCACAGTTTCTGAGGAAAATACAATCAATTTccaacatattttaaagaaagctCTGCTCTCCAGACCAATCCAGGACCATAGCTTTGACAGTATCTGTGGCAATTAGCAAACATTTTGTGTAGAAATCAAGATGTCATTCTTGTAGGAATATAACTAAAGGGTGTGGTCTATAGATAATAGCAGCTTTGCCAAATGGCCCCCTGTGAGTGAACTCCCCCCAGAGACAGCATAACGCCATGGTAACCAGGGTCCCGTCATTCAAATATGACTGACAGGTCAAACGCTGGAAGGATCTGACAGGGAGTCCATGCTGGGCTCCAGAGGCATATACACCTGGGGAACAGTGGTCACTCCAAAACTCAGCAGATCACAGCTACCATGAGTCAACAAATATTCATAATCTAGAAGCATTCAACGACCATCACACTAAAAAAATCAAAGATGAAATTAAACCACTTTGTCATCAGAAGTCGATcactctgttttaaaaattttcaatTTAGGATTTTTCTAGGGCTGGATTCCCGGACACAAATTAAGCCTGGTCTTAGACTGcatgttttttcagtgttgatCATtgttgaatttttctttttagtctAGGACAAGGCTTAATACATGTCTGGGAAACTGGCCCAGAGCCTTTTTTATTGTCAGACTGGAAATGTCCTTGtgcacaaaaaaactaaacatttcatcattttcacaAGGCAAGCCTGGCACAGAACCTCCAACAAACCTTCCCTTGGGGGTGAGGTGGGTCAGTACGGGCGTTTCTTCACCTGGTTCTGGCTGGGAGTCGGGTCCTTGTCTGCTTGCAGGTGTGAATGTTGATTGTCAAAGTCGTACCAGTTCTCTCATCGAACAACAGAGGTCTgtagcactttaaaaaaaataaactcctGAATTGAGATTTGCCTCCTGATCACATTACATAAGAAATTATTATAGATCTTTAATGATGTCAATGTCATGTCAATGTCATGTCAATGTCATGTCCACAGACTTGTAGGCTCCAGGGTTCACTCTCAAAAGAGGTGTCTCAATGTGACTtctaccctggttaaataaatattcaataaaaataaataatacaaatataaaaaggtATATACACAGTCATTTGTTGGACAATTAATACAGCACACCAtgttaataacaaaaaatgacttcatttcTCAGCTTTGATTCACACTTGGCATAAAATACACTTACAGTACTTATAGCTGCCACAAGAGCACGATACAACGTTCAGAATATCATTTACACACTGGCGGGAAAGaatatacatacagcacacTTCAATTTAGTCTGCACTTAATATTcatgatgggggagggggaaggggaggggcttagagTCCATGTGTATCTCAGATCCACTTTCAGggattcaccccccccctccccaccccctcccctcagtggCGAGAAGGGGCAGGCCTTGGTAAAGTGTCATGACTGAGATGCACAGGTGACCAAACCTGAATGTCATTGTCTATTGCAAAGCAGCACGTTAGCTACAGCTCCCATAGTTCTATAGGGCAGATGACAGTGAGGTTCCTACAACTCCCACAGTTCCATGGGACAGATGACAGTGAGGTTCCTACAGCTCCCACAGTTCTATGGGAAGGATGACAGTGAGGTTCCTACAACTCCCACAGTTCCATGGGACAGATGACTGTGAGGTTCCTACAAATCCCACAGTTCTATGGGGCAGATGACAGTGAGGTTCCTACAACTCCCACAGTTCCATGGGACAGATGACAGTGAGGTTCCTACAGCTCCCACAGTTCTATGGGACGGATGACAGTGAGGTTCCTACAATTCCCACAGTTCCATGGGACAGATGACAGTGAGGTTCCTACAGATCCCACAGTTCTATGGGACAGATGACAGTGAGGTTCCTACAACTCCCACAGTATAGACAGTGAGGTTCCTACAACTCCCACAGTTCTATGGGGCAGATGACAGTGAGGTTCCTACAACTCCCACAGTTCTATGGGACGGATGACAATGAGGTTCCTACAGCTCCCACAGTTCTATGGGACGGATGACAGTGAGGTTCCTACAACTCCCACAGTTCTATGGGACAGAT is a window of Anguilla anguilla isolate fAngAng1 chromosome 13, fAngAng1.pri, whole genome shotgun sequence DNA encoding:
- the myog gene encoding myogenin, coding for MELFETNPYFFPDQRFYEGGENYFPSRLPGGFEQGGYQDRPAALGLCGDGRMLSAGAGLEDKASPADGLSPPQEHCPGQCLPWACKLCKRRSVTMDRRKAATLREKRRLKKVNEAFEALKRSTLLNPNQRLPKVEILRSAIQYIQRLQALVSTLNQQDHAQPGLHYRGPAGQRVSSSSDPGSGSTCCSSPEWSSASDHCGPAYSTTPEDMLNEDSLEQPTLRSLTSIVDSITAAGEGAPPAYSGDISK